A single genomic interval of Salmo trutta chromosome 13, fSalTru1.1, whole genome shotgun sequence harbors:
- the LOC115206666 gene encoding alpha-(1,3)-fucosyltransferase 4-like, which translates to MEITQWLTQWVTGGSSTSPRAAKRPGLRRSKTRRVTVLRTSCFVALGGALFFLLGVCLLNLPDPRQQPFPLAEGEPRDVTLLLWTHPFGRYRRLPDCEVRFGIRGCILTDDRRMYPGADAIIMHHREITTNATALPSDPRPRGQKWIWMNFESPSHTRGLWRFEGVFNLTMTYRADSDIFLPYGYLVPRFRPHANALPHTRPRRPHLLVWVISNWSESQARVAYYRRLVNYVGVDVLGRAGVPLPEDSTVVRTVRRYLFYLALENSQHTDYITEKLWNSLLAGAVPVVLGPPRENYERFLPPEAFIHVDDFPSPRLLAQYLLLLRRSPALLQRHLAWRRSYSVHLTAFWAEHYCTACRAVRNHRLRTNTIPNLQRWFES; encoded by the coding sequence ATGGAGATAACTCAGTGGCTTACTCAGTGGGTAACAGGGGGTAGTTCTACCTCTCCCAGAGCTGCTAAGCGCCCCGGTCTGCGCCGAAGCAAAACACGTAGAGTGACTGTTCTGAGAACGTCATGTTTCGTTGCTCTCGGCGGTGCGCTCTTTTTCCTCCTTGGAGTGTGTTTGCTCAATCTCCCGGACCCGCGACAGCAACCCTTCCCTCTGGCTGAAGGTGAACCCAGAGATGTCACCCTTCTTCTGTGGACGCACCCCTTCGGCCGTTACCGTAGACTGCCGGACTGTGAGGTGCGCTTTGGAATCCGTGGGTGCATACTGACCGACGACCGACGCATGTACCCCGGGGCCGACGCCATCATCATGCACCACCGTGAGATAACGACCAACGCCACGGCACTCCCGTCCGACCCACGACCCCGTGGCCAGAAATGGATTTGGATGAATTTTGAGTCCCCGTCTCACACTCGTGGTCTGTGGAGGTTTGAGGGCGTGTTCAATCTCACCATGACCTACCGTGCAGATTCAGATATATTCCTCCCTTACGGCTACCTGGTTCCCCGCTTTCGCCCTCATGCCAACGCCCTCCCACACACACGCCCCAGACGGCCCCACCTACTGGTCTGGGTCATCAGTAACTGGTCGGAGTCGCAGGCCCGCGTGGCGTATTACCGTCGGCTTGTTAACTACGTTGGCGTGGATGTGTTGGGGCGTGCAGGTGTGCCACTGCCAGAGGACAGCACTGTGGTGCGCACGGTGAGGCGCTACCTGTTTTATCTGGCGTTGGAGAACTCACAGCACACCGACTACATCACGGAGAAGCTCTGGAACTCCTTACTAGCCGGGGCCGTTCCTGTAGTTCTCGGGCCGCCGCGGGAAAACTACGAACGCTTCCTCCCCCCTGAGGCCTTTATCCATGTGGACGACTTCCCTTCTCCCCGCCTGCTCGCCCAATACCTGTTGCTGCTACGCCGGAGCCCCGCCCTCCTGCAGAGACACCTGGCCTGGAGGAGGAGCTACAGCGTACACCTGACTGCCTTCTGGGCGGAGCATTACTGCACAGCGTGTCGCGCCGTGCGGAATCACAGACTCCGGACTAACACCATCCCCAACCTTCAGCGCTGGTTTGagtcctga